A single Methanomassiliicoccales archaeon DNA region contains:
- a CDS encoding helix-turn-helix domain-containing protein → MTNQRLGLIPQLPDLDKIRQMRKRLNLSQRELAAMAGVSQSLIAKIERGSIDPSYSNVRKILGAFEEVLRKRKVEGVKLGAQLSVGDLATRGVIIVTPEQTVAECVDRMMKGRFTQLPVIVGDRVVGGITDDSIRDYTIEETRNGRKTYDGVMQTRVEDVMSAPFPILSEDTPIELASVHLQREEAVLVSRKGQIVGILTSADFLNLGLNQ, encoded by the coding sequence ATGACCAATCAACGACTGGGGCTCATACCCCAACTGCCGGACCTTGACAAGATCCGCCAGATGCGCAAGCGACTCAACCTCTCGCAGAGGGAACTGGCAGCCATGGCGGGCGTTAGCCAGTCGCTCATCGCCAAGATCGAGCGAGGGAGCATCGACCCCTCATACTCCAATGTCCGCAAGATCCTGGGTGCTTTCGAAGAGGTGCTGCGCAAGCGTAAGGTGGAAGGCGTGAAACTGGGAGCCCAGCTTAGCGTGGGAGACCTGGCCACCAGAGGCGTCATCATTGTCACTCCTGAGCAGACGGTGGCGGAGTGCGTGGACCGGATGATGAAGGGCCGCTTCACCCAGTTGCCGGTAATCGTGGGCGATCGGGTGGTCGGTGGGATAACGGACGATTCCATACGTGACTACACCATCGAGGAGACGCGCAATGGCCGCAAGACCTATGACGGGGTCATGCAGACGAGGGTGGAGGACGTCATGAGCGCGCCATTTCCGATATTGAGCGAGGACACGCCGATCGAGCTCGCTTCGGTGCATCTGCAGCGGGAGGAGGCGGTGCTCGTGTCCCGCAAAGGGCAGATCGTGGGTATACTCACCAGCGCAGACTTCCTAAACCTGGGATTGAATCAGTGA